From Chryseobacterium joostei, the proteins below share one genomic window:
- the hemW gene encoding radical SAM family heme chaperone HemW, whose protein sequence is MIYIHIPFCKQKCSYCNFHFSTSLNFKDEMLNAMKAEIKLRKDELQNKSLKSLYFGGGTPSILSVDEINSLIDEVLRYFSFEKDIEITLEANPDDLDKAFLKQLSGTPVNRLSIGTQSFFEEDLKLMNRAHTASEAEGSIKRAQDFGFENLSIDLIYGSPTSNLEIWKENLNKTIALEVPHISSYALTVEPKTALENWISKGKVKSPREEEQNREFYYLSDFLKDNGFEHYEVSNFAKPGFYSRHNSAYWKYQEYLGVGPSAHSYNGFDVRSWNVANNQQYIKKLNAKLLAKEEEILSLEDQFNEMIMIGLRTIWGVDLKSLKDKFNDRFLEHFQNEIRQKMNEGILIIEDNNLKIPEKHWFMADGIASDLFMV, encoded by the coding sequence ATGATATATATTCACATTCCGTTCTGTAAACAAAAATGCAGCTATTGTAATTTTCACTTTTCCACTTCCTTGAATTTTAAGGACGAAATGCTCAATGCAATGAAAGCTGAAATAAAGCTTAGAAAAGATGAATTACAGAACAAGAGTCTGAAATCCTTATATTTTGGAGGCGGAACTCCTTCCATTCTTTCGGTGGATGAGATCAATTCCTTAATTGATGAGGTTTTACGTTACTTTAGTTTTGAAAAAGATATTGAAATTACACTGGAAGCCAACCCCGATGATCTGGATAAGGCATTTTTAAAACAATTGTCAGGCACTCCGGTCAACCGTTTATCTATCGGAACCCAAAGCTTTTTTGAAGAAGATCTGAAACTGATGAACCGTGCTCATACAGCTTCAGAGGCAGAGGGCTCTATTAAGCGTGCGCAGGATTTCGGTTTTGAAAATCTAAGTATAGATTTAATTTACGGTTCACCTACCTCCAACCTTGAAATCTGGAAAGAAAATTTAAACAAAACTATTGCACTGGAAGTTCCTCATATCTCTTCCTACGCATTAACCGTTGAGCCTAAAACAGCCTTGGAAAACTGGATATCTAAGGGAAAAGTTAAAAGTCCAAGGGAAGAAGAGCAAAACAGGGAGTTTTATTACCTGTCAGACTTTTTAAAAGATAACGGTTTTGAACATTATGAAGTTTCCAACTTTGCAAAGCCAGGATTTTACTCCAGGCACAACTCCGCATATTGGAAGTATCAGGAATACTTGGGAGTAGGTCCTTCAGCACATTCCTACAACGGATTTGATGTAAGAAGCTGGAATGTGGCCAATAATCAGCAATATATTAAAAAGCTTAATGCAAAACTTCTGGCCAAGGAAGAGGAAATTCTTTCTTTGGAAGATCAGTTTAATGAAATGATCATGATTGGGCTACGAACAATCTGGGGAGTTGATCTGAAAAGCTTAAAAGATAAATTTAACGACAGATTTCTTGAGCATTTTCAAAATGAAATTAGACAGAAAATGAACGAGGGGATTTTAATTATTGAAGATAATAACTTAAAAATTCCTGAAAAGCATTGGTTTATGGCAGATGGAATTGCTTCTGATTTATTTATGGTTTAA
- a CDS encoding PorP/SprF family type IX secretion system membrane protein produces MRKLYAIVCLALLSNAYKAQESLPYYQQYLLDGDFLFNPAQYGKTDYVQLNAIYQKQFSKFSESPNVQSVGINANIFDRVGAGLTVFRDSNGAESSGGVTAGASYFIPLSSEGDRKDQFSFGTSVSLYNRNFDYSKINVEEQGDPLVRGEESNIFMAYANFGLAATYKNLFGGVSVNDIALGNDKPIVNGYEPSPIKFFLNLGYNWHIADNIMLTPAAMINLNTNSTRVMDYNLMATFSNEINAFSFGVSYRAAQNRFDSQQLEIAPIVKVRFNKFMIGATYNLGLSDIQKYGGNSFMIGLGYNFDNFINVRGYRY; encoded by the coding sequence ATGAGAAAACTATATGCTATCGTATGTTTAGCTCTTTTGTCAAATGCATACAAAGCACAAGAATCACTACCATATTATCAACAGTATCTTTTGGATGGTGATTTCCTGTTCAACCCAGCTCAGTACGGTAAAACAGACTACGTACAGCTCAATGCCATTTATCAAAAGCAATTTTCAAAATTCAGCGAATCCCCAAACGTACAATCAGTGGGAATCAATGCAAACATATTCGATAGAGTAGGTGCCGGTCTAACAGTATTCAGAGACAGTAATGGAGCAGAGTCTTCAGGAGGTGTTACAGCTGGTGCTTCATATTTTATTCCTCTAAGTAGTGAGGGAGATAGAAAAGATCAGTTCTCCTTTGGTACAAGTGTAAGTTTGTATAATAGAAATTTTGATTATTCTAAAATTAATGTTGAAGAGCAGGGTGACCCATTAGTAAGAGGTGAAGAAAGTAATATCTTCATGGCTTATGCTAATTTCGGTTTGGCTGCTACTTATAAAAACCTTTTTGGAGGGGTATCTGTAAATGATATTGCACTAGGTAATGATAAGCCAATTGTAAATGGATACGAGCCGTCTCCAATTAAATTCTTCCTAAACTTAGGATATAACTGGCACATTGCCGATAATATCATGCTGACACCTGCAGCAATGATCAACCTGAATACCAACTCAACAAGAGTAATGGATTATAACCTAATGGCTACATTCTCAAACGAGATCAATGCATTCTCTTTTGGGGTAAGCTATAGAGCTGCTCAGAATAGATTTGACAGCCAACAATTAGAAATTGCTCCTATTGTTAAAGTAAGATTCAATAAATTTATGATTGGGGCTACTTATAACCTTGGATTGTCTGATATTCAGAAATATGGAGGAAACAGCTTCATGATTGGTCTTGGTTATAACTTCGATAACTTTATTAATGTTAGAGGATATAGATATTAA
- a CDS encoding trimeric intracellular cation channel family protein yields the protein MHEQFNFAIEVLGTIAFSMSGSFAAMQKRLDPFGVLIIAFVTSVGGGTVRDLLLDIPVFWMHDLLMCALILVTSIFSMVFKSLEKNFKVTLFIFDSFGLGLFTIIGVQKGLNVGIHPLICIGLGTITGCFGGIIRDILLNRIPLIFRKEIYATACIVGGAAFLLMTKYTPLSYTFIQIFTILLIVAIRTLAVKYHWQMPKFYGYDQNSEM from the coding sequence ATGCACGAACAGTTCAATTTTGCCATAGAAGTACTTGGAACCATTGCGTTTTCCATGTCAGGAAGCTTTGCAGCCATGCAGAAGCGCCTTGATCCGTTTGGTGTACTTATTATTGCCTTTGTAACTTCTGTGGGAGGAGGAACTGTAAGGGATCTTCTTCTGGATATCCCTGTATTCTGGATGCATGATCTTTTGATGTGTGCCCTGATTCTGGTCACCAGTATCTTTTCAATGGTATTCAAATCTCTTGAAAAGAATTTTAAAGTAACTTTATTTATTTTCGACAGCTTCGGATTGGGCCTTTTCACCATCATTGGTGTACAAAAAGGATTGAATGTTGGTATCCATCCTTTAATATGTATTGGGCTGGGAACCATTACCGGATGTTTTGGAGGGATTATTCGGGATATATTGCTTAACAGGATTCCATTGATCTTTAGAAAGGAAATTTATGCCACTGCATGTATTGTGGGAGGTGCTGCCTTTTTATTAATGACAAAGTACACTCCACTATCATACACTTTTATACAGATTTTTACGATCTTACTTATTGTTGCTATCAGAACACTCGCGGTGAAATACCACTGGCAGATGCCTAAATTTTATGGCTATGATCAGAACTCGGAAATGTAA
- a CDS encoding Smr/MutS family protein → MKIGDTVSVVDENLGGVVTSVKGNIVVFKDEYGFTHQYPKEKLVPKDRDLYENIRVVRKAEPKKIISKKHQKNHLVLDLHFHNLVKNPSDYDSFERLFIQKEKLIEVLEFCRRNNLKRLEIVHGIGDGILQRMVRDVLESQVNIDFYNKEILHHQSGAVMVEFH, encoded by the coding sequence TACCGTTTCTGTAGTGGACGAGAATTTAGGCGGGGTTGTAACTTCCGTGAAGGGAAATATTGTGGTTTTTAAGGATGAATACGGCTTTACCCATCAATATCCCAAAGAAAAGCTGGTTCCCAAGGATAGAGATCTTTACGAAAACATCAGAGTGGTAAGAAAGGCAGAGCCTAAAAAGATTATTTCTAAAAAACATCAGAAAAATCATTTGGTTTTGGACCTTCATTTTCATAATTTGGTAAAGAATCCTAGTGATTATGACAGTTTTGAAAGATTGTTTATTCAAAAGGAAAAATTGATCGAGGTATTGGAATTTTGCAGAAGAAATAACCTGAAGAGACTGGAGATTGTTCACGGAATTGGTGATGGAATCCTTCAGAGGATGGTTCGGGATGTTTTAGAAAGCCAGGTTAATATTGATTTTTATAATAAGGAAATACTTCACCATCAATCGGGTGCGGTAATGGTAGAATTTCACTAA
- a CDS encoding DUF3822 family protein, with amino-acid sequence MNVLNLLFTKDGLIYQIVKNKSILEEKSYFVTEETPANLIEEKLDEVLIKQRFDEIQVISAWNHFTLMPEGFSDHDAGFDLISFNAPTDKEKEELMLSINKKFNIQFYYTFPKNYYKKIKELAIPVHFNFSGEKFLSSINNKNNKEIHINLYHNQCEFFAIDNKKIILYNNLDVNSEVDFLYFIMFTLSKIGFGINETNFYAYGETTENETFISELQKFVKNLKIVFDNIPNKNFILN; translated from the coding sequence ATGAACGTACTTAATTTACTTTTTACCAAAGACGGATTGATCTACCAGATTGTGAAAAACAAAAGCATTCTGGAGGAAAAGTCTTATTTTGTTACTGAAGAAACCCCTGCCAACCTTATTGAGGAAAAACTGGATGAAGTTCTTATCAAACAGCGATTTGATGAAATACAGGTAATTTCTGCATGGAATCATTTTACCCTGATGCCGGAAGGTTTTTCTGACCACGATGCGGGATTTGACTTAATTTCTTTCAATGCTCCTACAGATAAGGAGAAAGAAGAATTGATGCTTTCCATCAACAAAAAATTTAATATTCAGTTTTATTACACTTTCCCAAAGAATTATTACAAAAAAATAAAGGAACTGGCTATACCGGTACACTTTAACTTCTCCGGAGAAAAATTTTTAAGCTCAATTAACAATAAGAATAATAAGGAGATTCATATCAACCTTTATCATAATCAATGTGAATTTTTTGCCATTGACAATAAAAAGATCATACTTTACAACAACCTGGATGTAAACTCTGAAGTTGACTTTCTTTACTTCATCATGTTTACATTAAGCAAAATAGGCTTTGGTATTAATGAAACCAACTTTTATGCCTATGGTGAAACTACGGAAAATGAGACCTTTATTTCAGAGCTTCAGAAATTTGTGAAAAATCTGAAAATTGTTTTTGACAATATTCCCAACAAGAATTTTATACTTAACTAG
- a CDS encoding winged helix-turn-helix transcriptional regulator, whose protein sequence is MYTIDNKNYPCCTSVTMRFIGGKWKAVILYHLIDGAKRYNELRKVIPTITERTLSLQLKQMEEDNIIDRKVFTEKPPLMVEYTLTDFGRTLLPVLEEITKWGKTAPEISKKIIRN, encoded by the coding sequence ATGTATACCATAGACAACAAAAATTATCCTTGCTGTACCAGTGTTACCATGAGGTTTATAGGAGGAAAGTGGAAAGCTGTAATTTTATATCATCTCATTGATGGTGCAAAGCGATATAATGAATTAAGAAAGGTGATTCCTACTATTACGGAAAGAACATTGAGCCTTCAGCTTAAACAGATGGAGGAAGATAATATTATAGATAGGAAAGTGTTTACAGAGAAACCTCCTTTAATGGTAGAATATACATTAACGGACTTTGGCAGGACTTTGCTGCCGGTTTTAGAAGAAATTACAAAATGGGGAAAAACAGCTCCTGAAATATCAAAAAAAATAATCAGGAATTAA
- the murI gene encoding glutamate racemase, producing the protein MKTKKQDYSHLSSSQPIGIFDSGVGGLTVAKEIKRLLPHEDLIYFGDTKHLPYGEKSKEAIIEYSTKITNFLLEQNCKAIVIACNTATANALNEVMQSVAGKVPVIDVINPVAEKVSYEIHNNVGVIATKATVNSGLYKKSIRKHNKWIKVDELATPLLVPAIEEGFKNHPITHAIIYNYLSNSKLKNIETLILGCTHYPLLIDEIKQYYGNRVRVIDSPNIVANHLKIILDKYHLLNDNNTAPNYHFYLSDITKNFEKISKKFFGKTIDLELKVL; encoded by the coding sequence TTGAAAACTAAAAAACAAGATTACTCGCATCTTTCATCCAGCCAGCCTATCGGAATCTTTGATAGTGGAGTAGGAGGACTTACTGTAGCTAAAGAAATCAAAAGACTTCTTCCCCATGAAGACCTTATTTATTTTGGAGATACAAAGCACCTTCCCTATGGTGAAAAATCGAAGGAAGCGATTATAGAATATTCTACAAAAATTACTAATTTCCTGCTGGAGCAGAACTGTAAAGCAATTGTAATTGCCTGTAATACGGCTACGGCAAATGCTTTAAACGAAGTTATGCAGTCTGTTGCAGGTAAAGTTCCGGTAATTGACGTTATTAATCCCGTTGCTGAAAAAGTATCCTATGAGATTCATAACAATGTAGGGGTTATTGCGACCAAGGCAACGGTGAATTCTGGTCTTTATAAAAAGAGCATCAGAAAGCATAATAAGTGGATTAAGGTTGATGAATTGGCAACTCCATTGTTGGTTCCTGCCATTGAAGAAGGTTTCAAGAACCACCCTATTACTCATGCTATTATTTATAATTATTTGAGTAACAGTAAGCTGAAAAACATTGAAACCTTAATTCTAGGTTGTACCCATTATCCTCTTTTAATAGATGAAATAAAACAATATTACGGAAACAGAGTCCGGGTTATTGACTCCCCTAATATTGTGGCTAATCATTTGAAGATTATTCTGGATAAGTACCATCTTCTTAATGATAATAATACGGCTCCGAATTACCATTTTTATCTTTCAGATATTACGAAGAACTTTGAAAAGATCTCCAAGAAATTCTTCGGTAAAACAATTGATTTAGAACTAAAAGTATTATAA
- the coaD gene encoding pantetheine-phosphate adenylyltransferase: MKIAVFPGSFDPITLGHYDIIERAAPLFDKLIIAIGQNSQKKYMFPLEKRMEFIQNSVAEFPNVEVDSFEGLTVDYCFEKNAQYIIRGLRNPADFEFEKAIAHTNRTLAHKKLETVFLLTSSGKSFISSSIVREIITHGGEYELMVPDSVRVEK, from the coding sequence ATGAAAATTGCTGTTTTCCCAGGATCATTTGATCCCATTACTTTAGGACACTACGATATTATAGAAAGAGCAGCCCCGCTTTTTGATAAATTAATTATTGCCATTGGACAAAATTCCCAGAAGAAATATATGTTTCCTCTTGAAAAAAGAATGGAATTTATCCAAAACTCCGTGGCAGAATTCCCCAATGTAGAAGTAGACTCATTTGAGGGTCTTACCGTGGACTATTGCTTTGAAAAAAATGCCCAATACATTATCAGAGGACTAAGAAACCCGGCAGATTTTGAATTTGAAAAAGCCATTGCCCATACCAACAGAACCCTTGCTCACAAGAAACTGGAAACAGTATTCTTATTAACGTCATCCGGAAAATCCTTTATCAGCAGCAGTATCGTAAGGGAAATCATTACCCATGGCGGAGAATACGAACTTATGGTTCCAGACTCGGTGAGAGTAGAAAAATAA
- a CDS encoding nitroreductase family protein produces the protein MNFLNKMKTRYTVKKYNPQGNISDEQISQLKEILNLSPSSINSQPWNFIFVSRGELKTKLAESSFINKEKVLDCSHLIIFQVIKNPEDFEKQIEESLPEGNVNYYKNRVKPKGEAEVKAWLGHQVYLSLGILLSACADMGIDSTPMEGIEPDQYDTILNNEKYETLFAVAIGEKTETDANQPKFNPKTRLKAEKVILEA, from the coding sequence ATGAACTTTTTAAACAAAATGAAAACAAGGTATACTGTAAAAAAGTATAACCCACAGGGAAATATCAGTGATGAACAAATTTCTCAATTAAAAGAAATCCTTAACCTGAGTCCATCTTCAATCAACAGCCAACCATGGAACTTTATTTTTGTAAGCCGTGGCGAATTGAAGACAAAGCTTGCTGAGTCTTCTTTTATAAACAAAGAAAAAGTATTGGATTGCAGTCACCTGATTATTTTTCAGGTTATTAAAAATCCTGAAGATTTTGAAAAACAGATTGAGGAAAGTCTTCCTGAAGGCAATGTAAATTACTACAAAAACAGAGTAAAGCCTAAAGGAGAGGCTGAAGTTAAAGCCTGGTTAGGCCATCAGGTTTATTTATCATTAGGAATATTGCTTTCTGCATGTGCTGATATGGGGATAGACTCTACCCCTATGGAGGGAATTGAGCCAGACCAGTATGATACCATCTTAAACAATGAAAAATACGAAACTCTTTTTGCAGTGGCTATTGGAGAAAAAACAGAGACAGATGCCAATCAGCCGAAATTCAATCCAAAGACAAGATTAAAAGCTGAAAAAGTGATTCTGGAAGCTTAA
- a CDS encoding D-alanine--D-alanine ligase has translation MNKKSVAVVMGGYSDEYVVSLKSGQLIYDSLDRNLYDVYKVVVLKDEWYFLGENDKKYPINKGDFSVALDNGETLNFDVCFNIIHGTPGENGILQAYWDAIGQKYTGCDFYQSALTFNKKDTLAVLSKYGIPSAKSIYLRKGEDINVDKIVEELKLPLFVKPNQSGSSLGITKVKEKSELIAATEIAFKEDNEILIESFLDGMEVSVGVIDFKGETIVLGITEIVPTNEFFDYEAKYEGASEEITPARIDAETTKRVEEIAKRAYNSIGMSGFSRSEYILMNGIPYMLEMNTNPGFSPASILPQQAKHYGISIMDLCGNEVEKALNKRK, from the coding sequence ATGAACAAAAAAAGTGTTGCCGTTGTAATGGGAGGCTATTCTGATGAATATGTTGTATCCTTAAAAAGCGGACAGTTAATCTATGATTCTTTAGACAGAAATCTGTACGACGTATATAAAGTAGTGGTCCTTAAAGACGAATGGTATTTTTTAGGAGAGAATGATAAAAAATACCCGATCAATAAAGGAGATTTTTCTGTCGCTTTAGACAATGGCGAAACATTAAACTTTGATGTTTGCTTTAATATCATCCATGGTACACCTGGTGAAAATGGTATTCTACAGGCTTACTGGGACGCAATAGGACAAAAATATACAGGATGTGACTTCTACCAGAGCGCCCTTACTTTCAATAAAAAAGATACACTTGCTGTATTATCAAAATATGGAATTCCTTCTGCAAAAAGCATTTATTTAAGAAAAGGAGAAGACATCAATGTTGATAAAATTGTAGAAGAATTAAAACTTCCTTTATTTGTAAAACCTAACCAGTCAGGCTCTTCATTGGGAATTACCAAGGTTAAGGAAAAATCTGAATTAATTGCTGCTACAGAAATTGCTTTTAAGGAAGATAATGAAATCTTGATCGAAAGTTTCCTGGATGGTATGGAGGTTTCCGTAGGTGTTATCGATTTCAAAGGAGAAACTATTGTTCTAGGAATTACTGAAATTGTTCCAACCAATGAATTTTTCGATTATGAAGCTAAATATGAAGGAGCTTCTGAAGAAATTACCCCTGCAAGAATTGATGCTGAAACAACAAAAAGAGTTGAAGAAATTGCTAAAAGAGCTTACAACTCCATTGGAATGAGCGGTTTCTCACGAAGTGAATATATCCTAATGAATGGTATTCCCTACATGCTTGAAATGAATACCAACCCGGGATTCTCTCCTGCCAGTATTCTTCCCCAGCAGGCGAAACATTATGGAATTTCCATCATGGATCTTTGCGGAAATGAAGTTGAAAAAGCCTTAAATAAAAGAAAATAG
- a CDS encoding RsmD family RNA methyltransferase → MFRIISGKWKAKKIAAPKNFDVRPTTDFAKEALFSILENKYDMQSIAVLDLFAGIGSITFEFASRGCQNVTSVEMNPKHTSFINTTASELDMSLQINVQRGDVFDWLKKFRNKKSFEIVFSDAPFEMEEKKYYELISLVLNNKYLKENGVLIVEHQSRMKLEHPNLVDTRKYGNVSFSFFNPNKEDNQEL, encoded by the coding sequence ATGTTCAGAATAATATCAGGCAAATGGAAAGCCAAAAAAATTGCCGCCCCAAAAAACTTTGATGTAAGGCCAACCACAGATTTTGCCAAGGAAGCTTTATTCAGCATTCTGGAAAACAAATACGACATGCAGTCGATTGCTGTGCTTGATCTTTTTGCCGGAATCGGTTCTATTACTTTCGAGTTTGCTTCCAGAGGGTGTCAGAATGTAACTTCTGTAGAAATGAACCCAAAGCACACGTCCTTTATAAACACTACAGCTTCTGAGTTAGACATGTCTCTTCAGATCAATGTACAAAGAGGTGATGTATTTGACTGGCTGAAGAAATTCAGAAATAAGAAATCCTTTGAGATTGTATTTTCGGACGCTCCTTTCGAGATGGAGGAAAAAAAATACTATGAATTGATTTCCCTGGTTTTAAATAATAAATACCTAAAGGAAAACGGAGTTCTTATTGTAGAACACCAAAGCAGAATGAAACTGGAACATCCCAATCTGGTAGATACAAGAAAATACGGAAACGTGAGTTTCAGCTTTTTCAATCCAAATAAAGAAGATAATCAGGAGCTTTAA
- a CDS encoding RluA family pseudouridine synthase has protein sequence MSEDNEDFLDEELLDSNSIENIDIDEENKGLYEHLNITVDPKQDPLRIDKFLLIYRQNSSRNKISQTCRAGNVIVNGTAVKQNYRVKPGDQISVLLTHPPRENVIIPQDIPVNIVYEDDDLVVVDKEPGMVVHPGHGNWDGTLVNALAYHFEKNGAKSDLDRVGLVHRIDKDTSGLLVIAKNEYALSFLAKQFFNRTTKRLYWAFVWGNLNEDEGTIRGHVGRHPKNRMQMSVYEDGSQGKHAVTHYKVLERFKYMTWVECKLETGRTHQIRAHFKHIGHTLFNDERYEGHTPLRGVNIPKYKQFIKNVFEILPRHALHAHTLGFIHPTTKKELYFESPMPKDMTDAVKKWRNYLEN, from the coding sequence ATGTCAGAAGATAACGAAGATTTTTTAGATGAAGAATTGCTGGATTCCAATAGTATTGAGAATATCGATATAGATGAGGAAAATAAAGGATTATATGAACATCTTAATATCACTGTTGACCCTAAACAGGACCCATTAAGAATTGATAAGTTTCTTTTAATATACAGACAGAATTCTTCAAGGAATAAAATTTCACAGACCTGTAGGGCTGGAAACGTTATAGTCAACGGAACAGCAGTAAAGCAGAATTATCGCGTAAAACCAGGGGACCAAATCTCAGTATTGCTTACCCATCCTCCTCGTGAAAATGTTATTATTCCACAGGATATTCCTGTAAATATCGTCTATGAAGATGATGATTTGGTAGTCGTAGATAAGGAGCCAGGAATGGTGGTGCATCCCGGACACGGAAACTGGGATGGAACATTGGTAAATGCTTTGGCTTACCATTTTGAAAAGAATGGTGCAAAGTCTGATCTTGACAGGGTAGGACTTGTTCACAGGATTGATAAGGATACTTCCGGACTTTTGGTCATTGCTAAAAATGAATATGCATTAAGTTTCTTGGCAAAACAGTTTTTCAACAGAACTACGAAAAGGCTATACTGGGCTTTTGTGTGGGGAAACCTTAATGAGGATGAAGGAACCATAAGAGGACATGTGGGAAGACATCCCAAAAATAGAATGCAGATGTCTGTTTATGAAGACGGAAGCCAAGGGAAGCATGCTGTTACCCACTACAAGGTGCTAGAAAGGTTCAAGTACATGACATGGGTAGAGTGTAAGTTGGAAACGGGAAGAACGCATCAGATCAGGGCGCATTTCAAGCATATTGGGCATACATTGTTTAATGACGAAAGATATGAGGGGCATACTCCGCTAAGAGGAGTGAACATTCCAAAATATAAACAGTTTATAAAAAATGTTTTTGAAATTTTACCAAGACATGCTTTGCACGCACATACCCTAGGATTTATACACCCAACAACAAAAAAGGAATTATATTTTGAAAGCCCAATGCCCAAAGATATGACGGATGCCGTAAAAAAATGGAGAAATTATTTAGAAAACTAA
- a CDS encoding PASTA domain-containing protein, whose product MLKSLFSWKVLLNLVVAIGVFVGLVWLTFRWLEYHTNHGQEIPVPNVVNKSVHDAVKILDDTGLEYEVDSATYDPKYRPFQVLQIYPAPGSRVKDGRTVRLKVNPRTWAQIAVPDVINKYSGLAFQRLDQVGLKIGDTIYEPSIQKDALLRILYKGNAVNPGARLPRFSVIDVVVGSGPMRNISIPNVVGLSVKEARAVITKSMFEVGLVEHEDGGKDESDIIYYQDPSSGDVRDQGMQIDLWASKKTPAELRAKIEQLNSIYRMKVDTSLPPVRYEEVHNEPNYDAPVIPAAPRRETPKPEVPKTETPKPQTTTPKPATGSGTEKPKASTTPSSTGSTAKPAASTTTGQQPAQKPKAKKVVVE is encoded by the coding sequence ATGCTTAAATCACTTTTCAGTTGGAAAGTTTTATTGAATTTAGTAGTAGCCATCGGTGTTTTCGTTGGGCTTGTTTGGCTTACGTTTCGCTGGTTGGAATACCATACTAATCACGGTCAGGAAATCCCTGTTCCTAATGTTGTTAATAAATCTGTACATGATGCCGTTAAAATATTAGATGATACTGGTTTGGAATATGAAGTAGATAGTGCGACTTATGATCCGAAATACAGACCATTTCAGGTTCTTCAGATTTATCCTGCACCGGGTTCCCGTGTAAAGGACGGAAGAACGGTGCGTCTTAAGGTGAACCCTAGAACATGGGCTCAAATTGCCGTTCCGGATGTAATTAACAAGTATTCAGGGCTTGCATTCCAGAGATTGGATCAGGTGGGTCTTAAAATTGGAGATACCATTTATGAGCCTAGTATTCAGAAAGATGCTCTTTTAAGAATTCTATATAAAGGAAATGCCGTAAATCCGGGAGCTCGCTTACCTCGATTCTCTGTTATTGATGTCGTTGTAGGGTCAGGGCCAATGAGAAATATTTCAATTCCTAATGTTGTAGGACTTTCTGTAAAAGAAGCAAGAGCGGTCATTACGAAGAGTATGTTTGAAGTAGGATTGGTAGAACATGAAGATGGTGGTAAAGATGAATCTGATATCATTTATTATCAAGATCCTAGTTCGGGAGATGTTCGTGACCAAGGAATGCAAATTGATCTTTGGGCAAGTAAAAAGACGCCGGCAGAATTAAGAGCCAAGATAGAACAGCTGAACTCTATTTATCGTATGAAAGTAGATACATCTTTGCCTCCGGTACGATATGAAGAAGTTCATAATGAACCAAACTACGACGCTCCGGTTATACCTGCGGCACCAAGAAGAGAAACTCCTAAGCCAGAGGTACCGAAAACAGAGACCCCTAAACCTCAGACGACAACTCCAAAACCTGCTACAGGTTCAGGAACAGAGAAGCCAAAAGCTTCCACAACTCCCTCGTCTACAGGAAGTACAGCTAAACCTGCTGCTTCTACAACTACAGGTCAACAACCTGCACAAAAGCCAAAAGCAAAAAAGGTAGTTGTAGAATAA